In one Rugosibacter aromaticivorans genomic region, the following are encoded:
- a CDS encoding conjugal transfer protein TraN, with protein MRALTFVALLLMAFVGQAIAGDCRLESSICVDSTPSKTISGVVVTLADVGGCWELQDNYTCIKPDSIDYCSALTAAGCGQTSSTCSDTAFNGTCNTYTKTFRCGSSQGTPTNTVRLDNTYTLATDTANTSQCSSYVQNSRCRLAAHTCVDSTPCKADPSGATVCLAGVTPPAGGLNSTATCWRYQDDYSCIAENHIDYCAAIKATEGCALVSSTCDSTAFDGSCNQYTRRYQCTNVTASTSTPTVVELNTSYTITSNTLDTSQCSSFAQSTNCVHAATTCTDSTPCKTINGLQVCLTTVSPLPAGAQSSGDSCWVRSEDYTCAGTTLTNDCQELIDRGCTQVSSQCIDQLASGACDMSERTYSCQTSPASQTQRTVCDQRSFCQSGTGCFDTSNPADQDFGKAMASMEAAREAGVYGADQRLFKGVGEQCRKKLFGLVNCCKKGGGGAARSNNVLMSATIQGAFAGGQLAVNAGSKYMFDFMYPQYTSYIEAGAQAMISSEVLFTPTNFQPSFSFYGLTFSTGTVTSGLLGGPIYSLGSLGSFNFYFDPYSLAAAVALQLLSELLSCEQSEQLLAMHRDANLCVHVGSFCSARIPILRTCIEQTESYCCFNSRLARIINEQGRGQIGKGWGSAESPDCSGFTTSEFEQLDFSRIDMSEFIQEIASSVRVPSASSMGQNVQSTVQQRVNSYYNR; from the coding sequence ATGAGGGCACTGACGTTTGTAGCTCTTCTTCTCATGGCTTTCGTGGGCCAGGCGATTGCCGGCGATTGTCGACTGGAAAGCTCGATCTGCGTTGATAGCACACCAAGCAAGACAATATCTGGTGTTGTCGTGACATTGGCCGACGTAGGCGGCTGTTGGGAGCTCCAGGATAACTACACCTGCATCAAACCCGATTCGATTGATTACTGTTCGGCACTGACAGCGGCTGGCTGTGGACAAACCAGCTCGACCTGTAGCGATACCGCCTTCAATGGGACCTGCAATACGTACACGAAGACATTTAGGTGTGGCTCCAGCCAAGGAACCCCCACCAACACGGTCCGCTTGGATAACACCTACACGCTGGCGACGGATACCGCGAATACGAGCCAGTGCAGCAGCTATGTTCAAAATTCCCGCTGTCGCCTGGCTGCGCATACCTGTGTCGATTCGACGCCATGCAAGGCCGATCCCAGCGGGGCGACGGTGTGTCTGGCCGGTGTGACGCCGCCAGCGGGTGGACTCAACTCTACGGCTACATGCTGGCGCTATCAGGATGACTATTCCTGCATTGCCGAGAATCACATCGACTATTGCGCGGCCATCAAAGCAACAGAAGGGTGTGCGCTGGTCAGTTCGACCTGCGACAGCACGGCATTCGACGGGTCATGCAACCAATATACCCGACGGTATCAATGCACCAACGTTACGGCCTCGACGAGCACCCCGACGGTGGTTGAGCTGAATACGTCCTACACCATCACGTCGAACACACTGGATACCAGTCAGTGCTCCTCATTCGCGCAAAGCACCAATTGCGTCCACGCAGCGACGACCTGTACCGATAGCACGCCCTGCAAAACGATCAATGGGCTACAGGTCTGCTTGACTACCGTATCCCCTTTGCCGGCTGGGGCACAAAGCTCGGGAGATTCCTGTTGGGTTCGTTCTGAGGATTACACCTGTGCTGGTACGACGCTGACCAACGATTGCCAGGAGTTGATTGATCGGGGGTGTACGCAGGTCTCATCCCAATGTATTGACCAGTTGGCCTCCGGGGCTTGTGACATGAGCGAAAGAACCTATTCATGCCAGACGTCACCGGCATCTCAGACCCAGCGTACGGTATGCGATCAGCGATCATTTTGCCAAAGTGGAACCGGATGCTTCGACACCAGTAATCCAGCCGATCAGGATTTCGGGAAGGCCATGGCGTCGATGGAGGCAGCACGCGAAGCAGGCGTCTACGGTGCCGATCAGCGACTGTTTAAGGGCGTTGGGGAACAGTGCCGTAAGAAGCTCTTTGGCCTGGTGAATTGTTGCAAGAAGGGCGGGGGCGGTGCTGCCAGAAGCAACAATGTACTGATGTCGGCAACCATCCAGGGAGCCTTTGCCGGCGGGCAACTGGCGGTGAATGCCGGCAGCAAGTACATGTTCGACTTCATGTACCCCCAATACACGAGCTATATCGAGGCTGGCGCCCAAGCCATGATCTCCTCGGAGGTGCTTTTTACTCCAACCAATTTCCAGCCATCCTTCAGCTTCTACGGATTGACGTTCTCGACCGGGACGGTGACCAGCGGTCTGCTGGGCGGACCAATCTACTCGCTCGGATCGCTAGGGAGCTTCAATTTCTACTTCGATCCATATTCATTGGCAGCGGCCGTCGCCTTGCAACTCCTGTCCGAGTTGCTCTCTTGCGAACAATCGGAACAGTTGCTGGCAATGCATAGGGACGCCAATCTTTGCGTCCATGTGGGTTCATTCTGCTCGGCACGGATCCCGATTCTTCGGACTTGCATCGAGCAAACCGAGTCCTATTGCTGCTTCAACTCGCGTCTGGCCAGGATCATTAATGAACAGGGCAGGGGACAGATCGGGAAAGGCTGGGGGAGCGCTGAAAGCCCGGACTGTTCTGGATTCACAACATCCGAGTTTGAGCAGCTCGATTTTTCCCGGATCGATATGAGCGAGTTCATCCAGGAAATTGCCTCCAGTGTGCGTGTTCCCAGCGCCTCGTCCATGGGGCAGAACGTCCAAAGCACTGTCCAGCAACGCGTCAACAGCTATTACAACCGATGA
- a CDS encoding HU family DNA-binding protein, which translates to MNKSELIEALATKADLSKAAAGRAVDVLVEEIVTAVAKGDSVTLVGFGTFKSAARAAREGKNPKTGEKLKIAATTVPKFSAGATFKQEVAAQAKKK; encoded by the coding sequence ATGAACAAATCCGAGCTGATCGAAGCGCTGGCCACCAAAGCTGATCTGTCTAAGGCTGCCGCTGGTCGTGCCGTGGATGTTCTGGTCGAAGAAATTGTGACCGCTGTCGCCAAGGGGGATTCGGTGACTCTGGTGGGCTTTGGTACCTTCAAGTCGGCAGCTCGCGCGGCTCGCGAAGGCAAGAACCCGAAAACCGGCGAGAAACTCAAGATCGCAGCAACGACGGTACCGAAGTTCTCTGCGGGCGCCACCTTCAAACAGGAAGTTGCCGCCCAAGCCAAAAAGAAGTAA
- a CDS encoding helix-turn-helix domain-containing protein — MANREVGISSVVELGEILRAVRKESGLTQRDAAALCNVSLPFLNGLEQGKPTAQIGKVLSVCSRFGIDVRLRLPGETT; from the coding sequence ATGGCAAACAGGGAAGTTGGTATCTCCTCTGTCGTCGAGCTTGGGGAGATTCTTCGGGCTGTCCGCAAGGAATCTGGACTGACTCAACGCGATGCCGCTGCGCTATGCAACGTCAGTTTGCCATTTCTTAACGGTCTGGAGCAAGGGAAACCGACAGCCCAGATCGGAAAAGTACTGTCCGTCTGCAGCCGGTTCGGTATTGACGTCAGGTTGAGATTGCCGGGTGAAACGACATGA